A window from Polyangium spumosum encodes these proteins:
- a CDS encoding sensor histidine kinase, with protein sequence MTAPPTAARPPRAPRVVGVATACAAALGYLALLGWLLDIEHLMSVAPRYPRIVPVSAVGLILASLALWALGAPRRRSRVPHVLGVASAVAVVLLGFLTLTDYLLGQGLGVVLPFIEAAAFPRPFPGRPSPNTAVCFVLLGAALLLLPGQSRRALRFSQTFGMACALLALIPLAGYVFDAGFFYGMPPFLSFTGMALPTVLAFLALSAGVLACRPDRGVMSTLTVDAPGGVLLRRLLPPLLLLPLVLGRLFLEGEQRGLYEPRAAFSLVAVCSMVVVTSLLWVAATRMNRADEARRKAEESRMLLATVVEGSNDAIFSKDIDGTIQSWNPAATRLYGYRAEEVIGQPAEMLYPPERKAEAAEIRARVRRGERIEHHETVRLTRDGRRIEVEVTISPVWDASSELTGFSSIARDISGRKALEAEVSRAHEAERRLRAQLEAVILETARLYRDELNERQWLQGVLDQMPEAVLIVDAEGRIIRSNKAALAWMCSPPGACDPFGNTLRFDLRRPTGEPFEWEEDPLCRAVTRGERVQGLELSLRTAAGAEIPVLASAAPVRLEEHEDGGRVGAVMVLQDITALKELERLREQWTGVVAHDLRQPVQTILLSTRALSRRLGPEPPEDVSVALSRIRAGAARLGRMIEDLLDAARVEANQLVLDRRPLDLRTELQEIVERAAGHTEGHPVRVVIEGEVPAVSADRDRLEQIVTNLLSNAAKYGAPGSEIVIAARAERGEAEVAVTNRGSGIPAAHLGRLFQRFARLPGCAPGGAAGTGLGLYITKGLVEAHGGRVSVESTPGEVTTFRFTLPFVYTRHEGERGAEEAPPLHRSA encoded by the coding sequence ATGACCGCTCCGCCGACCGCAGCAAGGCCGCCCCGCGCCCCGCGCGTGGTGGGCGTCGCGACCGCTTGCGCGGCGGCCCTCGGCTACCTCGCGCTCCTCGGGTGGCTGCTCGACATCGAGCACCTCATGTCCGTCGCGCCCCGTTATCCCAGGATCGTCCCCGTCTCCGCCGTCGGGCTCATCCTCGCGAGCCTCGCCTTGTGGGCGCTCGGCGCGCCCCGGCGCCGCTCGCGTGTCCCTCACGTGCTCGGCGTCGCGAGCGCCGTCGCCGTCGTCCTGCTCGGTTTCCTCACGCTCACCGATTACCTCCTCGGCCAGGGCCTCGGCGTGGTGCTCCCCTTCATCGAGGCCGCCGCGTTCCCGAGGCCCTTCCCCGGCAGGCCCTCGCCCAATACTGCCGTCTGCTTCGTCCTGCTCGGCGCCGCGCTCCTCCTGCTCCCCGGTCAATCGCGGCGCGCCCTCCGCTTCTCCCAGACGTTCGGCATGGCCTGCGCGCTCCTCGCGCTGATCCCGCTCGCCGGGTACGTGTTCGACGCCGGATTTTTTTATGGAATGCCCCCCTTTCTCTCCTTCACCGGCATGGCCCTGCCCACCGTGCTGGCCTTCCTCGCGCTCTCGGCGGGCGTGCTCGCGTGCCGACCCGACCGCGGCGTGATGTCCACGCTCACCGTGGACGCGCCCGGCGGCGTCCTCCTGCGGCGGCTCCTGCCGCCTCTGCTCCTCCTGCCGCTCGTGCTCGGGCGCCTCTTCCTCGAGGGCGAGCAGCGCGGCCTCTACGAGCCCCGCGCCGCATTCTCGCTGGTCGCGGTCTGCTCGATGGTGGTCGTGACGAGCCTGCTCTGGGTGGCCGCCACGCGGATGAACCGCGCCGACGAGGCGCGCCGAAAGGCCGAGGAGTCGCGGATGCTGCTCGCCACGGTCGTGGAGGGCTCGAACGACGCCATCTTCAGCAAGGACATCGACGGCACCATCCAGAGCTGGAACCCCGCCGCGACGCGCCTCTACGGCTACCGCGCGGAGGAGGTGATCGGGCAGCCGGCGGAGATGCTCTACCCGCCGGAGCGAAAGGCCGAGGCCGCGGAGATCCGCGCGCGCGTGCGCCGCGGCGAGCGCATCGAGCATCACGAGACCGTGCGGCTGACCAGGGACGGGCGGCGCATCGAGGTCGAGGTCACCATCTCCCCCGTATGGGACGCCTCGTCCGAGCTCACCGGGTTCTCTTCGATCGCGCGTGACATCTCGGGGCGCAAGGCGCTCGAGGCCGAGGTCTCGCGCGCGCACGAGGCGGAGCGCCGGCTCCGGGCGCAGCTCGAAGCGGTCATCCTCGAGACGGCGCGGCTCTACCGCGACGAGCTGAACGAACGTCAATGGCTCCAGGGCGTGCTCGACCAGATGCCCGAGGCCGTGCTCATCGTGGACGCCGAGGGCCGGATCATACGGTCGAACAAGGCCGCGCTCGCCTGGATGTGTAGCCCCCCGGGGGCGTGTGATCCCTTCGGGAACACCCTGCGCTTCGACCTGCGCAGGCCGACGGGCGAGCCCTTCGAATGGGAAGAAGACCCGCTCTGCCGGGCCGTCACGCGTGGAGAGAGGGTGCAGGGCCTGGAGCTCTCGCTCCGGACCGCGGCGGGCGCCGAGATCCCCGTGCTCGCGAGCGCCGCGCCCGTGCGGCTCGAAGAACACGAAGACGGCGGGCGGGTCGGCGCGGTGATGGTGCTCCAGGACATCACGGCGCTGAAGGAGCTCGAGCGCCTGCGCGAGCAATGGACGGGCGTGGTCGCGCACGACCTGCGCCAGCCGGTGCAGACCATTTTGCTCTCGACCCGGGCGCTCTCGCGCAGGCTCGGGCCCGAGCCGCCCGAGGACGTGAGCGTCGCGCTCTCGCGGATCCGCGCGGGGGCGGCGCGGCTCGGCCGGATGATCGAGGACCTGCTCGACGCCGCGCGCGTGGAGGCGAACCAGCTCGTGCTCGATCGGAGGCCCCTCGATCTGCGGACCGAGCTCCAGGAGATCGTGGAGCGGGCCGCCGGGCACACGGAGGGCCACCCCGTGCGTGTGGTGATCGAGGGCGAGGTCCCGGCCGTCTCCGCCGATCGGGATCGGCTGGAGCAGATCGTGACGAACCTGCTCTCGAACGCGGCGAAGTACGGGGCTCCGGGGAGCGAGATCGTGATCGCGGCGCGGGCCGAGCGAGGCGAGGCCGAGGTCGCGGTGACGAACCGGGGCTCAGGGATCCCGGCGGCGCACCTCGGGCGCCTCTTTCAGCGCTTCGCGCGCCTGCCCGGCTGCGCGCCGGGTGGCGCCGCGGGGACGGGCCTCGGCCTGTACATCACGAAAGGATTGGTGGAGGCGCACGGCGGGCGCGTCTCGGTCGAGAGCACGCCCGGCGAGGTGACGACATTTCGATTCACGTTGCCCTTCGTGTACACGCGCCACGAGGGCGAGCGCGGCGCGGAGGAGGCGCCGCCGCTGCATCGGTCGGCTTGA
- a CDS encoding alpha/beta hydrolase, whose protein sequence is MKTSPMRRIALAASALCLALTACASRCPEPPARAESPPAASDAIVIGRSFLMDSAELREKRRITVYLPPGYAESRQVYPVVYLLDGGAEEDFHHITGIVQVSVMNGIMEPVIVIGIENTERRRDLTGPTENAEDKEIAPRVGGSAAFRAFLREELVPRVERDFRVDGRRAIMGESLAGLFVVEQFLEDPGLFGVHVAVSPSLWWNDGFLLKQAEGRLKTLPVQGKTLYLTVGGAEDNTKETAALAEVLQKHAPPGLTWHHVPLAGEAHATVYHVGAVQALRLLFAPQNDAGSGR, encoded by the coding sequence ATGAAAACGTCTCCCATGCGCCGCATCGCCCTCGCCGCGTCCGCCCTTTGCCTCGCCCTCACCGCCTGCGCCTCCCGCTGCCCCGAGCCGCCTGCCCGCGCGGAATCACCCCCCGCCGCCTCCGACGCCATCGTCATTGGCCGGTCGTTCCTCATGGACTCCGCCGAGCTGCGGGAGAAACGTCGGATCACGGTGTACCTGCCGCCCGGTTATGCCGAGAGCCGGCAGGTTTACCCCGTGGTGTATCTGCTCGACGGCGGCGCGGAGGAGGATTTTCACCACATCACCGGCATCGTGCAGGTCTCGGTCATGAACGGGATCATGGAGCCGGTGATCGTGATTGGGATCGAAAACACCGAGCGTCGCCGGGACCTGACGGGGCCGACCGAAAATGCGGAGGACAAGGAGATCGCGCCGCGCGTCGGCGGCTCGGCGGCGTTCCGCGCCTTCTTGCGGGAGGAGCTCGTGCCGCGGGTCGAGCGTGATTTTCGCGTCGATGGGCGGCGGGCGATCATGGGCGAGTCGCTGGCGGGGCTCTTCGTCGTGGAGCAATTCCTGGAGGATCCGGGCCTGTTCGGGGTCCACGTCGCGGTGAGCCCGAGCCTCTGGTGGAACGATGGTTTCCTCCTGAAGCAGGCCGAGGGCCGGCTGAAGACGTTGCCCGTGCAGGGAAAGACGCTCTACCTGACCGTCGGCGGGGCAGAGGACAACACGAAGGAGACGGCCGCGCTGGCGGAGGTCCTGCAAAAGCACGCGCCGCCGGGGCTCACCTGGCATCACGTGCCGCTCGCGGGGGAGGCGCACGCGACGGTCTATCATGTCGGCGCGGTGCAGGCGCTGCGGCTTCTCTTCGCGCCCCAAAATGATGCCGGGAGCGGACGCTGA
- a CDS encoding TonB family protein, with product MNRRALGAFIVVNLAACAPKEGTAPVETAAEATPRIGERSEGCLSGELPEGVLPFQAGMKRPEPSVAPPLRVPSRAIEVKAEGRIRARCIITTEGKAEHCVLLETIPYMSEAALWALTNQQYQPAEKNGEPIAVDYEYGWDVRLPPKPGAAPEVPSEAKPPVRVNPNARMTRPVKISGPEMKYTPRALCNRVEGELLVHCTITEKGDVESCRVLRTVPYMEDFAVRALESSKFRPATFDGRPQRIGYTFKFRLALRPAPR from the coding sequence GTGAATCGGCGAGCCCTGGGAGCATTCATCGTGGTGAACCTCGCGGCGTGCGCGCCGAAGGAGGGGACGGCGCCCGTGGAGACGGCCGCGGAGGCGACGCCGCGGATCGGCGAGCGCAGCGAAGGGTGCCTGTCGGGCGAGCTCCCGGAGGGCGTCTTGCCGTTTCAGGCGGGCATGAAGCGTCCGGAGCCGTCCGTGGCGCCGCCGCTCCGGGTCCCGTCGCGGGCCATCGAGGTCAAGGCGGAGGGACGTATCCGCGCGCGGTGCATCATCACGACGGAGGGCAAGGCCGAACATTGCGTCCTCCTGGAGACGATCCCGTACATGAGCGAGGCTGCGCTCTGGGCGCTGACGAACCAGCAGTACCAGCCGGCCGAGAAGAACGGGGAGCCGATCGCCGTCGATTACGAATACGGATGGGATGTCCGCCTGCCGCCGAAGCCCGGAGCTGCGCCGGAGGTGCCCTCCGAGGCGAAGCCCCCCGTCCGGGTGAATCCGAACGCCAGGATGACGAGGCCGGTCAAGATATCCGGCCCCGAGATGAAGTATACGCCCCGGGCCCTTTGCAATCGAGTCGAGGGCGAGCTTCTCGTGCATTGCACGATCACGGAGAAGGGGGACGTGGAATCGTGCCGTGTCCTGCGGACCGTACCTTACATGGAAGATTTCGCCGTTCGCGCGCTCGAGAGCAGCAAGTTCAGGCCTGCGACATTCGATGGTCGCCCCCAGCGCATCGGCTATACGTTCAAGTTCAGGCTGGCCTTACGGCCGGCGCCGCGGTGA
- a CDS encoding acyl-CoA dehydrogenase family protein, translating to MKPQEPLSLDALTAIDGLLTHEELMIRDTVRRFVRERYLPRAAELFAKEQFATDLIPEIAQMGLLGASLEGYGCAGMNAVSYGLALAELEYGDSGLRSFVSVQGSLAMYPIRRFGSEDQKNKYLPKMAAGELIGCFGLTEPDAGSDPGSMKTRARKDGDSYVLTGTKMWITSAPICDLAVVWAKVDDGDASSIRGLIVERGAKGFETPTIHGKMSLRASPTGEIVLNEVRVPQENVLPGVVGLKGPLSCLTQARFGISWGALGAARACYEAAVAYTRERVQFGQPVAAKQLVQEQIVEMAMDIAKGQILALHYGRLKDAGGITPVQVSFCKKNNVGLALRAARKARGLLGGNGILLDYPVIRHALNLESVYTYEGTDEVHTLILGSALTGHNAF from the coding sequence ATGAAGCCTCAAGAGCCGCTCTCGCTCGACGCCCTCACCGCCATCGACGGGCTCCTCACCCACGAGGAGCTCATGATCCGCGACACCGTGCGCAGGTTCGTGCGCGAGCGGTATCTGCCGCGCGCCGCCGAGCTCTTCGCCAAGGAGCAGTTCGCGACCGACCTCATCCCCGAGATCGCCCAGATGGGCCTGCTCGGCGCCTCGCTCGAGGGCTACGGCTGCGCCGGCATGAATGCCGTCTCCTACGGGCTCGCCCTCGCCGAGCTCGAGTACGGCGACAGCGGGCTCCGGAGCTTCGTCAGCGTGCAGGGCTCGCTCGCGATGTACCCGATCCGGCGCTTCGGCTCCGAGGACCAAAAAAACAAATACCTGCCGAAAATGGCGGCCGGCGAGCTCATCGGTTGCTTCGGCCTCACCGAGCCCGACGCCGGCAGCGATCCCGGCTCGATGAAGACCCGCGCCCGCAAGGACGGCGATTCCTACGTGCTCACCGGGACCAAGATGTGGATCACGAGCGCCCCGATCTGCGACCTCGCCGTGGTATGGGCCAAGGTCGACGACGGCGACGCCTCGTCCATCCGCGGCCTCATCGTCGAGCGCGGCGCGAAGGGCTTCGAGACGCCCACCATCCACGGAAAGATGAGCCTGCGCGCGAGCCCCACCGGCGAGATCGTGCTGAACGAGGTCCGCGTGCCGCAGGAGAACGTGCTGCCCGGCGTGGTCGGGCTCAAAGGGCCGCTCTCCTGCCTCACGCAGGCCCGCTTCGGCATCTCCTGGGGCGCGCTCGGCGCCGCGCGCGCCTGTTACGAGGCCGCCGTCGCGTACACCCGCGAGCGCGTGCAGTTCGGCCAGCCCGTGGCGGCGAAGCAGCTCGTGCAGGAGCAAATCGTGGAGATGGCCATGGACATCGCCAAAGGCCAGATCCTCGCGCTGCATTACGGGCGCCTCAAGGACGCCGGCGGCATCACGCCCGTGCAGGTGTCCTTCTGCAAAAAGAACAACGTCGGCCTCGCGCTGCGCGCCGCCCGCAAGGCCCGCGGCCTGCTCGGCGGAAACGGGATCCTGCTCGACTACCCCGTCATTCGCCACGCGCTGAACCTGGAGAGCGTCTATACCTACGAGGGCACCGACGAGGTGCACACGCTCATCCTCGGCAGCGCCCTCACGGGCCATAACGCATTCTGA
- a CDS encoding DUF3344 domain-containing protein encodes MSMRSALAALLGALFLATLPSTTALAAPKLRKQLSGRGDFRLIGNTLGHECGNVGVAPLVGDVACDGSGDGAPDIHWRSDAPAPGQAFASEAVTVAEQRSTAVLTLPAGATVTYARLYWGARWDNNGAADTSVTLARPGTPVSQDITADESLVSTNVSGGVTEYFYQSTADVTALVQAQGAGAYQLAGVDSISFVDLVHDRLFAAWWLVVFYESPAENPRHLVLHDSFDRIGQSPQLLTLSGFTVPGAAIDGKLAVIAYEGDVASSAGQNDYLRFGPGVLGPANDVVDLQNPAGNFFNASRSWLGMPVTTVGDSPQLTGAPGSMSGIDLDVVDIGALITPGQKTANVQVGNASGANDIFWIGGFVSSIATLLPDFSTSTKAAADVNGGKLVVGDELEYTIAVANSGNDASINTRLDDTLPVGVSFVPGSLEIVQGANAGTKTDAAGDDQGEYTAATRTVTVRLGAGASAASGGEMAPGEAALVRFRVKIEPNAPANLSNQATISGEGKQGAPSTSFPTDGNGVSPGNPPTVVVVEECTSDADCGGATPICDTTQDPNTCVEAGGTGGMGGAGGAGGAGGAGGMAGAGGAGGAGGAGGMAGAGGAGGAGGAGGMAGAGGAGGAGGAAGAGGSGGLGGSGGAGGGSGGSPAEDLLITGSGCTCTTHEAPRSTHPLAWALSLASAALGLRRRRSR; translated from the coding sequence ATGTCCATGCGATCCGCTCTCGCCGCCCTGCTCGGCGCCCTTTTCCTCGCCACCCTGCCCTCCACGACGGCCCTCGCCGCCCCCAAGCTCCGAAAGCAGCTCAGCGGCCGCGGCGATTTTCGCCTGATCGGCAATACCCTCGGCCACGAGTGCGGCAACGTCGGGGTCGCGCCCCTCGTCGGCGACGTGGCCTGCGACGGCAGCGGCGACGGCGCACCCGATATCCACTGGCGCTCCGACGCGCCCGCCCCGGGCCAGGCCTTCGCCTCCGAGGCCGTCACCGTCGCCGAGCAACGCTCGACCGCCGTGCTCACCCTGCCCGCCGGCGCGACCGTGACCTACGCCCGCCTCTACTGGGGCGCGCGCTGGGACAACAATGGCGCGGCCGACACGAGCGTGACGCTCGCGCGACCAGGCACGCCGGTCTCGCAGGACATCACGGCCGACGAGAGCCTCGTCAGCACCAACGTCTCGGGCGGCGTGACCGAGTATTTCTACCAGTCGACCGCCGACGTGACGGCCCTCGTGCAAGCCCAGGGCGCGGGCGCCTACCAGCTCGCGGGCGTCGACTCGATAAGCTTCGTCGACCTCGTCCACGACCGGCTCTTCGCGGCGTGGTGGCTCGTGGTCTTCTACGAGTCGCCCGCGGAGAACCCGCGTCACCTCGTGCTGCACGACAGCTTCGACCGGATCGGCCAGTCGCCGCAGCTCCTCACGCTCTCGGGCTTCACGGTGCCGGGCGCGGCCATCGACGGCAAGCTCGCCGTCATCGCGTACGAGGGCGACGTCGCGAGCTCCGCCGGACAAAACGACTACCTGCGCTTCGGCCCGGGCGTGCTCGGCCCGGCGAACGACGTCGTCGATCTGCAAAACCCCGCGGGCAACTTCTTCAACGCCTCGCGATCGTGGCTCGGCATGCCCGTCACGACCGTCGGCGATTCCCCGCAGCTCACGGGCGCGCCCGGCAGCATGAGCGGGATCGACCTCGACGTGGTCGACATCGGAGCGTTGATCACGCCAGGCCAGAAGACCGCAAACGTGCAGGTCGGCAACGCCTCGGGCGCGAACGACATCTTCTGGATCGGCGGGTTCGTCTCGTCGATCGCCACGCTCCTGCCCGACTTCTCGACCTCGACGAAGGCAGCCGCGGACGTGAACGGAGGCAAGCTCGTCGTCGGCGACGAGCTCGAATACACGATCGCCGTCGCGAACAGCGGCAACGACGCGTCGATCAACACCCGCCTCGACGACACCTTGCCGGTGGGCGTGTCGTTCGTGCCGGGCTCGCTCGAGATCGTGCAGGGCGCAAACGCAGGCACGAAGACCGACGCGGCAGGCGACGATCAAGGCGAATACACGGCCGCCACGCGCACGGTGACGGTGCGCCTCGGCGCAGGCGCGAGCGCGGCGTCGGGCGGCGAGATGGCCCCAGGCGAGGCGGCCCTCGTGCGCTTCCGCGTGAAGATCGAGCCAAACGCGCCGGCGAACCTCTCGAACCAGGCGACGATCAGCGGCGAAGGAAAACAAGGCGCGCCGTCCACGTCGTTCCCCACCGACGGCAACGGCGTCTCGCCGGGCAACCCGCCGACGGTGGTGGTCGTCGAGGAGTGCACGTCGGACGCCGATTGCGGCGGCGCGACGCCGATCTGCGACACGACGCAAGACCCGAACACGTGCGTGGAAGCGGGCGGTACGGGCGGCATGGGTGGCGCTGGCGGCGCTGGCGGTGCAGGTGGCGCAGGTGGCATGGCCGGCGCAGGCGGCGCAGGTGGCGCAGGCGGCGCAGGCGGCATGGCCGGCGCAGGCGGCGCAGGCGGCGCAGGTGGCGCAGGCGGCATGGCCGGCGCAGGCGGAGCAGGCGGCGCAGGCGGAGCCGCAGGCGCAGGCGGATCGGGCGGCTTGGGCGGATCGGGCGGCGCAGGAGGAGGCAGCGGAGGAAGCCCCGCCGAAGACCTCCTGATCACAGGCAGCGGATGCACATGCACGACCCACGAAGCGCCAAGATCAACCCACCCCCTCGCCTGGGCCCTCAGCCTCGCAAGCGCAGCCCTCGGCCTACGAAGGCGCCGAAGCCGCTGA
- a CDS encoding DUF4388 domain-containing protein, translating to MTSPSRLVLRFISGKYQGGEIPLQDAQELVVGRASDAGIVLVEEMVSRRHARFLLASAELTIEDLGSTNGTFVNGEKIQKVALKEGDRVLIGTSILKVVSGDTASASRRKMEPPRPSVAPRGPARSMSGAIEEIPLPDLLQLLGSSKKSGVLVITSDDDVGKIFLHRGIVTYAEINEDDVPPLKAAIRILAWTRGTFDFDPPEDRTLPVTINLSVQELLMEGLRQIDELNALRHKLPDLDTRLIVPHPLSPPLRELSPTEIEVFQLAFNHGHLAIVLNKSQATDLDTTQAVIKLINAGYLRKG from the coding sequence ATGACGTCACCGTCGCGGCTCGTTCTGCGCTTCATCTCGGGAAAGTACCAGGGTGGCGAGATCCCGCTGCAAGACGCGCAGGAGCTCGTCGTCGGACGCGCGAGCGACGCAGGCATCGTCCTCGTCGAGGAGATGGTCTCCCGCAGGCACGCGCGTTTCCTCCTCGCGAGCGCAGAGCTCACGATCGAGGACCTCGGCTCGACAAACGGCACGTTCGTGAACGGCGAGAAGATCCAGAAGGTCGCGCTGAAAGAAGGCGACCGCGTCCTCATCGGCACGAGCATCCTCAAGGTGGTGTCAGGCGATACCGCCTCCGCCTCGCGCCGCAAGATGGAGCCACCCCGCCCCTCCGTCGCACCCCGCGGCCCCGCACGCTCGATGTCCGGCGCGATCGAGGAGATCCCACTGCCCGACCTCCTGCAGCTCCTCGGCTCCTCGAAGAAGAGCGGCGTCCTCGTGATCACGTCCGACGACGACGTCGGAAAGATCTTCCTCCACCGAGGCATCGTCACCTACGCAGAGATCAACGAAGACGACGTGCCGCCCCTCAAGGCAGCCATCCGCATCCTCGCATGGACCCGCGGGACGTTCGACTTCGACCCGCCCGAAGACCGCACGCTCCCGGTGACGATCAACCTCTCCGTGCAGGAGCTCCTGATGGAGGGCCTGCGGCAAATCGACGAGCTGAACGCACTCCGGCACAAGCTGCCAGACCTCGACACGCGCCTCATCGTGCCGCACCCGCTCAGCCCCCCACTACGCGAGCTGTCGCCGACAGAGATCGAGGTCTTCCAGCTCGCGTTCAACCACGGGCACCTCGCCATCGTGCTGAACAAGAGCCAAGCGACGGACCTCGATACGACACAAGCCGTCATCAAGCTGATCAACGCTGGGTATCTGCGGAAGGGCTGA
- the hisD gene encoding histidinol dehydrogenase — protein sequence MIPIHVDGSEAFAASLGRLVARGADDLGAVEQDVRVIVSAVRAEGDDAVFRYVERFERRRPDPLVIRSFDGAAALARLEPDLRAALELAADRIRRYHEHQHEAGFRYEEDGVVLGMRVRPLARVGVYAPGGKARYPSSVLMSAIPARVAGVRDIVLATPAPDDRLLAAAHLAGVTSILDAGGAQAIAALAYGTTSLPRVDKIVGPGNIYVACAKKLVYGDVDIDGIAGPSEIVALADDAADPSVVAADLLSQAEHDEDAWCVLVTTSRALAEAVVAELGPQLAALSRDSIAGASMRTRGCALVVSSLARLAEVASLVAGEHVSYHVADPEALFDRVEGGGAALLGGMTPVAAGDYLAGPSHVLPTGGAARFGSPLGVYDFVVRASIIRYSTPALLRHGPHIANFARAEGLDAHARAVELRMSRHTRLGGRGEGES from the coding sequence ATGATCCCGATTCACGTTGATGGAAGCGAAGCGTTCGCCGCGAGCCTCGGCCGCCTCGTGGCGCGTGGCGCCGATGATCTCGGCGCCGTCGAGCAAGACGTTCGCGTGATCGTGTCCGCCGTCCGCGCCGAGGGCGACGACGCCGTCTTCCGTTACGTCGAGCGCTTCGAGCGTCGCCGCCCCGATCCCCTCGTGATCCGCTCGTTCGACGGCGCCGCGGCCCTCGCGCGCCTCGAGCCCGATCTGCGCGCCGCGCTCGAGCTCGCGGCCGATCGAATCCGCCGTTACCACGAGCACCAGCACGAGGCTGGCTTCCGTTACGAGGAGGACGGCGTCGTGCTCGGCATGCGCGTGCGTCCGCTCGCGCGCGTGGGCGTGTACGCGCCCGGCGGCAAGGCTCGGTATCCCTCGAGCGTGCTCATGTCCGCGATCCCCGCGCGTGTCGCCGGCGTGCGCGACATCGTCCTCGCCACGCCAGCGCCCGACGATCGCCTGCTCGCCGCGGCGCACCTCGCCGGCGTCACGAGCATCCTCGACGCGGGCGGCGCGCAGGCCATCGCGGCGCTCGCGTATGGCACCACGAGCTTGCCGCGCGTCGACAAGATCGTCGGGCCTGGGAACATCTACGTCGCTTGCGCGAAGAAGCTCGTCTACGGCGACGTCGACATCGACGGCATCGCGGGCCCGAGCGAGATCGTCGCGCTCGCCGACGACGCGGCCGATCCTTCCGTCGTCGCGGCCGATCTCCTCTCGCAGGCCGAGCACGACGAGGACGCGTGGTGTGTCCTCGTCACCACCTCCCGCGCGCTCGCCGAGGCTGTCGTCGCCGAGCTCGGGCCGCAACTCGCGGCTCTCTCGCGTGACTCCATCGCGGGCGCGTCGATGCGCACGCGCGGCTGTGCGCTCGTCGTCTCGAGCCTCGCGCGGCTCGCCGAGGTCGCCTCGCTCGTCGCGGGTGAGCACGTCTCGTATCACGTCGCCGATCCCGAGGCGCTCTTCGACCGGGTCGAGGGGGGCGGCGCTGCGTTGCTCGGCGGCATGACGCCCGTCGCGGCGGGCGACTACCTCGCGGGTCCTTCGCACGTGCTCCCGACGGGCGGGGCTGCGCGCTTCGGCTCTCCGCTCGGCGTCTACGACTTCGTCGTGCGCGCGAGCATCATTCGTTACTCGACGCCCGCGCTGCTCCGTCACGGCCCGCACATCGCGAACTTTGCGCGGGCCGAGGGCCTCGACGCGCATGCGCGTGCGGTCGAGCTGCGGATGTCGCGACACACGCGCCTCGGGGGGCGGGGGGAGGGCGAGAGTTAG
- a CDS encoding SMI1/KNR4 family protein: MDSDLAESVAALKEIFAKRSIPVSFGKADPAVIEELRKTFRIPPRYRAFVAAADPTDVETVTPAERVRLFPSHKLAGEQTLGGKRTDEFPAWRKSWVIIARSALLGDPYFLDTSKLDAEGDCPVFTCMLGTDAIKPALCASSFQQFLRILATSMEVATGFGEGTLDDEDEAIFREALAPKIKVIDSAALRAGHWT, from the coding sequence GTGGACAGCGACCTGGCCGAATCGGTTGCGGCGCTCAAAGAAATCTTCGCCAAGCGGAGCATCCCCGTGAGCTTCGGCAAGGCGGACCCGGCGGTGATCGAGGAGCTGCGCAAGACCTTCAGGATCCCCCCACGTTATCGCGCCTTCGTCGCGGCGGCCGATCCGACGGACGTCGAGACCGTGACCCCGGCCGAGCGGGTGCGGCTCTTCCCGTCGCACAAGCTCGCGGGCGAGCAGACGCTCGGGGGCAAGCGCACGGACGAGTTCCCGGCGTGGCGCAAGAGCTGGGTGATCATCGCCCGCAGCGCGCTGCTCGGGGATCCGTACTTCCTCGACACGAGCAAGCTCGACGCCGAGGGCGACTGCCCCGTCTTCACGTGCATGCTCGGCACCGACGCGATCAAGCCCGCGCTCTGCGCGTCGAGTTTCCAGCAGTTCCTGCGGATCCTCGCGACGAGCATGGAGGTCGCGACCGGGTTCGGCGAGGGCACGCTCGACGACGAGGACGAGGCGATCTTCCGCGAGGCGCTCGCGCCGAAGATCAAGGTCATCGACTCGGCCGCGCTGCGCGCCGGGCACTGGACCTAG